Proteins encoded in a region of the Rhizophagus irregularis chromosome 24, complete sequence genome:
- a CDS encoding Vacuolar protein sorting-associated protein 4, which yields MANCDFLAKAIEIVKKATDEDNKGNYEQAYKYYNNALDYFMHAMKYEKNERTKESIRKKFTEYLNRAEKLKEFLANQDDSRQKKAIGANGSEKGGGGGKGRKKNGSEDDDNEDAETKKLQSALTSAILSQKPNVHWDDVAGLETAKEALKEAVILPIKFPQLFTGKRKPWSGILLYGPPGTGKSYLAKAVATEANSTFFSVSSSDLVSKWMGESERLVKNLFTMARENKPAIIFIDEVDSLCGQRGEGESEASRRIKTEFLVQMNGVGNDPSGVLVLGATNIPWQLDSAIRRRFEKRIYIPLPDFIARVELFKLNVGNTPCTLTDNEFVRLAETTEGYSGSDIAVVVRDALMQPIRKVQTATHFKRVDANTKLTPCSPGDDGAMEMSWMKVESDQLKEPELTIKDFERAIQVSRPTVNAKDIEEHTKFTEDFGQEG from the exons ATGGCTAATTGTGATTTTCTTGct AAAGCAATCgaaatagtaaaaaaagcTACAGATGAAGATAACAAAGGAAACTACGAACAAGcatacaaatattataataatgcttTAGACTATTTCATGCATGCAATGAAAT ATGAGAAAAATGAACGAACGAAAGAATCCATACGTAAAAAGTTCACCGAATACCTCAATCGGGCTGAAAAACTAAAGGAATTTTTAGCAAATCAAGATGACAGCCGCCAGAAGAAGGCTATTGGAGCAAATGGTTCCGAAAAGGGAGGCGGAGGTGGAAAAGGAAG aAAGAAAAATGGCAGCGAAGATGATGACAATGAAGATGCAGAAACTAAAAAATTACAGAGCGCATTAAcaa GTGCCATCTTGAGCCAAAAGCCCAATGTACATTGGGATGACGTTGCTGGACTAGAGACGGCTAAAGAAGCATTAAAAGAGGCTGTGATTTTACCTATCAAGTTTCCTCAATTGTTCACTG GCAAGCGGAAACCATGGTCGGGTATATTACTATATGGCCCTCCTGGCACTGGGAAATCTTATCTTGCAAAAGCGGTTGCAACTGAAGCCAattctacttttttttcagtttcCTCATCTGATTTGGTGAGCAAATGGATGGGTGAAAGTGAacg TCTTGtcaaaaatctttttacaatGGCTCGTGAAAATAAACCTGcaatcatttttattgatGAAGTTGATTCACTTTGTGGACAACGTGGTGAAGGTGAAAGTGAAGCAAGTCGAAGAATTAAAACAGAGTTTCTCGTTCAAATGAATGGCGTGGGAAATGATCCAAGTGGAGTTCTTGTGTTAGGTGCAACGAACATCCCATGGCAATTAGATAGTGCCATTAGACGAAGatttgaaaaaagaatttacatACCACTTCCAGACTTTATTGCAAGAGttgaattgtttaaattaaatgtaggCAATACACCTTGCACTTTGACTGATAATGAATTTGTACGCTTGGCTGAAACGACAGAAGG aTATTCTGGTTCTGATATTGCTGTTGTTGTACGCGACGCTTTAATGCAACCTATTCGTAAAGTTCAAACCGCAACACATTTCAAACGG GTCGACGCAAATACTAAACTAACTCCTTGTTCACCTGGCGACGACGGTGCCATGGAAATGAGTTGGATGAAAGTTGAATCTGATCAATTAAAGGAACCTGAATTAACtattaaagattttgaaaGAGCCATACAAGTTTCTAGACCTACCGTTAACGCAAAAGACATTGAAGAACATACGAAATTTACAGAAGATTTTGGACAAGAAGgataa